A window of uncultured Gellertiella sp. genomic DNA:
GGGGCAAGGGACTTGGCCTGTCGATCAGCGCCCGGATCGTCGAGGCATTCCACGGCAGCATGTCGGTCGACAGTATCGAGGCGCAGGGCACCACCTTCACCATCCGCATTCCCGTTTCCGCCGGTCTTCTCAATAGCGGCAGGGGCGGGCGCAGAGGCCAGCTTGCCGGTTCCGGGGTTATCCTGATGGCACCGGAAGGACCTGCGGCAAGGGCGATCCTGCGAACGATCAACGCACTTGGCGGCGCAGGCCTGCTGTGCGAAACCGATGCTGCTGTCGCCGATGCCCTGCAACGCGGGTCTATCGACGGGCGTGCCCTGACCGATATCGTCGTCGATCACCGCCTCGAGCGGTATTTCATCGGCGACGTGGCCGTCACCGCGGAAATGATGCGGTTGCGTCGGGTCTTCCTTGTCAATCCCGAGGAACGGCAGGCCCGCATCAGTGGTCCCTATGATGCCTGGCTGATCCGGCCGCTGCGCGAACAGTCGCTGGTTGACGTGCTGCGCGGCAGGCTGCACGGTCTTGAAAAGCGCGGCGCGACCAATGACAACCAGCCGGACGCCGACAAGGCGATCCGCAACACGGCATCGCGCGACATGTCCGGCGGGCTCAACATCGTGCTGGGCGAGGATGACCCGGTCAATGCCCTGCTGGTCAGAACCACGCTTGCGCGGGCGGGTCACAACGTGCGCCATGCCGGAGATTTCGACAGTCTCCTCAGCCTCCTTGCCGGTTCCGATGGCTGGCGACCGGACCTTCTGATCACTGATCTCGGCATGCCGGGTGGTTCCGGTCTCGACATCATTCAGCGCCTGCGGGGCCGGGAAATGGCCGAGGGCAGGCGCGCCATGCCGATCATCGTGCTGTCAGGCGATTGCGGCGAGGAAACACGGCTGGCAGCACTTTCCAACGGCGCCGACCGGGTGCTGGCCAAGCCCGCCGCACCTGGCGATCTCCTTCAGCAGGTGGTGGCCTGCCTGATGGATGCGCCACGTGTCCATCAGGGGTAAAGCTCTCTCCGGCGCTTATCCTCCAAGACAGAATGCCGACCTCGTCACTTTCCTGTCGCAGATTCATGTTTTAAGAGGATCTGAAAGAAGCGGAATGTGGGCGAGATGAGCATGGAACAGGCGCAGACGGAAGCCGACATCAAGGATGCAAGCCCGGCCTTTGCGTCAGCGGTGCCGGTACTCGGGCGGATCGGATCGCTCGAAACCCGGCTGGCCCTCAACAGTTTCGAAATCGATGCGGCGCAGCGGGTGCGGTATCAGGTCTTCGTCGAGGAGATGAAGGCGGTTCTTTCCCCCGATGCGATGCGGCGCAAGCGTGATACCGATGCCTGGGATTCGGTCTGCGACCACCTGCTGGTGCTGGACCGCTCGCTGGAAGGCGATACGGAAGACCAGATCGTCGGCACCTACCGGATCCTGCGGCAGGACGTGGCGACGAAGCGCGGCGGCTTCTACTCGGCCTCGGAATTCGAGATCGATGCGCTGGTTGCCCGCCATCCCGACAAGAAATTCATGGAACTCGGACGCTCCTGCGTGCTGCCTGCCTATCGCACAAGGCGCACGGTGGAATTGCTCTGGCAGGGCAACTGGGCCTATGCGCTGAAATACGGCATCGGCACCATGTTCGGCTGCGCCTCGTTTCCCGGCACCGTGCCGGAAGAACATGCGCTGGCGCTGACCTTCCTCCATCAGTCGGTGCTGGCGCGCGGCGAATGGGCGGTCAATGCCCGTGCCGAACTCCATCGCCCGATGGACATGATGCCCGCGGAGGCGATCAACCCCCGCAAGGCGCTCGCTGCCATGCCGCCGCTGATCAAGGGCTATCTGCGGCTCGGCGCTATGGTGGGCGAGGGCGCGGTGGTCGATCAGGCCTTCAACACCACCGACGTGCTGATCGTCCTGCCGATCACCTCGATTTCCGACCGCTATATCAGCCATTATGGCGCGGATGCGGGCCGGTTCTCCGCCTGAGGCGTGAAACCCGGCCCCGCACTCCCGGCGCTATCAGGTCCCGGCATTATAGGCGGCGATTGCCGCCATATTGACGATGTCGCTGTCTTTTGCGCCCATCTGGGTGATCTGTACGGATTTGTCGAGACCGACCAGCAGCGGACCGATGACGGTGGAGCCGCCGAGTTCCTGCAGCATCCGCGTCGAAATCGCCGCCGAATGAATGGCGGGCATCACCAGCACATTGGCGGTGCCCGACAGGCGGCAGAACGGATATTGCTCCATCCGCTCGCCGTTGAGCGCGATATCCGCCCCCATCTCGCCGTCATACTCGAAATCCACGTGGCGGCGGTCGAGGATCTTGACCGCTTCGCGCACCCGTTCGGACCGCTCGCCGGTCGGGTGGCCGAAGGTGGAATAGGCGAGCATGGCGACGCGCGGCTCGTAGCCCATCCGCCGCGCGGTGCGGGCCGCTTCCTCGGCAATATCGGCCAGTTCCTCGGCAGAGGGCATGTCATGCACCGCGGTATCGGCAACAAAGACGGTGCGCCCGCGCGTCAGTGCCAGCGACACGCCGATCACCCGGTGGCCGGGCTTGGGATCGATGCAGCGGCGGATATCCTCGAAGGCGGTGGAATAGTTGCGGGTCGTGCCGGTCACCATCCCGTCGGCGTCGCCCAGCGCCACCATGCAGGCGGCAAAATGGTTGCGGTCGGTTTTCACCAGCCGCTGGCAGTCGCGGTAGAGATAGCCCTTCCGCTGCAGGCGGGCATAGAGATAATCCGTATAGGCCTCGACCCGGTCGGAGATGCGGGCGTTCACCACCTCGATGCCGGGCCGGTTGAGGTCGATGCCGTGCTTGGCGGCGGTGGCATGCACCGGTTCGTCGCGACCGAGCAGGATGGCTGTCCCGAGCCCCTGGTTGGCATAGGAAATCGCCGCGCGCATCACCTGCTCTTCCTCCGCCTCGGCAAACACCACCCGTTTTGGAGATTGGCGCACCCGTTCGTAGAGGCGCTGGAGGGTCGAGGCAATCGGATCGCGGCGGGCGGAAAGCTCGCTGGCATAGGCGGCAAGATCGGCAATCGGCTTGCGGGCCACGCCCGATTCCATCGCCGCCTCCGCCACGGCCACCGGAATTGCGGAAATCAGCCGGGGATCGAAGGGCACCGGGATGATGTAGCGCGGTCCGAAGCGCGGGCGGTTGCCCTGATAGGCGGCGGCCACGTCGTCGGGCACGTCCTCGCGTGCCAGCGAGGCGAGCGCCCGGACAGCGGCAATCTTCATCGCGTCATTGATGGTCGAGGCGCGCACGTCGAGCGCCCCACGGAAGATGTAGGGAAAACCCAGCACATTGTTGACCTGGTTCGGATAGTCCGAGCGGCCGGTTGCCATGATCGCGTCGTCGCGGATCTCCGCCACCAGTTCCGGCGTGATTTCCGGGTCCGGATTGGCCATTGCAAAGATGATCGGACGGTCTGCCATAGAGCGGATCATCTGATCGGAAAAGGCCCCCTTCTGCGACAGGCCGAACACCACGTCCGCCCCTTTCATCGCCTCGGCCAGCGTCCGGTTTTCGGTCCTGACCGCATGGGCGGATTTCCACTGGTTCATGCCTTCGGTGCGGCCCTGGTAGATGACGCCCTTGGTGTCGCAGAGCGTGATGTTTTCCGGCGTAAAGCCCATGGCCTTGATCAGTTCGATGCAGGCAATCGCCGCAGCACCCGCCCCGTTGCAGACGAGTTTCGTCGTCCTGAAGTCGCGGCCTGTCAGCTCCAGTGCATTGATCAGCCCGGCTGCCGCAATGATCGCCGTGCCGTGCTGGTCGTCGTGGAAGACGGGAATGTCCATCAGCTCGCGCAGCCGCTGCTCGATGATGAAACAGTCGGGCGCCTTGATGTCCTCGAGATTGATGCCGCCGAAGGAAGGCCCGAGATAGCGCACGCAATTGATGAATTCGTCGACATTTTCCGTGTCGACCTCGAGATCGATGCTGTCGACATCGGCAAATCGCTTGAACAGCACCGCCTTGCCTTCCATCACCGGCTTGGAGGCGAGTGCGCCAAGATTGCCAAGGCCGAGAATGGCGGTGCCGTTGGAGATCACCGCCACCATGTTGCCGCGCGTCGTGTAATCATAGGCGGTCGCGGGATCGGCGGCGATGGCCTTGACCGGCACGGCAACCCCCGGCGAATAGGCCAGCGACAGGTCGCGTTGCGTCGCCATCGGCTTGGTCGGATTGATCTCGAGCTTGCCGGGGCGGCCCCTTGAGTGGAAATCGAGCGCCTCCTGCTCGGTGACGGTGGCTTTGATCGGGCCAGTTTTCTCGGTCACAAGTGCTCTCCTTTTGCGCAAGCTGTGGGCAGACGGGGGCGGAAGGGCCTTTACGGTTGTGCGGGAGGCCCCGGCAAGCGCATACTGTTGCATGCATTTCCGCTCATGAAAACAATCAAGCCGTGACAATCAACCTTTCGCCCACAACCGATGTCCTCGATGCGACAGCCCTGGTTTCGGAATTGAGCCGCCAGACGGCCACGCCGATGATGGAACAATATATCGATATCAAGGCCAACAATCCGGATTCGCTGCTGTTTTACCGGATGGGGGATTTCTACGAGCTGTTCTTCGATGATGCGGTCGAAGCCTCCCGGGCGCTCGGCATCACGCTGACCAAACGCGGCCAGCACATGGGTCACGACATCCCGATGTGCGGCGTGCCGGTCCATGCGGCGGATGATTATCTGCAGAAGCTCATTTCGCTCGGCTTCCGTGTCGCCGTTTGCGAACAGGTGGAAGATCCGGCGGAGGCGAAGAAGCGCGGTTCTAAATCCGTGGTCCGGCGCGATGTGGTGCGGCTTGTGACGCCCGGCACGATCACCGAGGAAAAACTGCTGTCGCCGGGCGAGGCCAATTACCTGATGACGCTTGCCCGCATCCGGGGCAGCGGCGAGCCGCAACTGGCGCTCGCCTGGATCGATATTTCGACCGGGGTCTTCCGGCTGGCCGAAACCGAGCCGGGGCGGCTGCTTGCCGATGTGCTGCGGATCGATCCGCGCGAACTGGTGGTGGCCGATACGCTGTTTCACGATCCCGACCTGAAGCCGGTATTCGACGTGCTGGGCCGGATCGTCAGCCCGCAGCCCGCCGTGCTGTTCGACAGCGCCACGGCGGAGCGGCGGATTGCCCGCTATTACGGCGTCTCGACGCTGGACGGGTTCGGCACCTATTCCCGGGCGGAAATGGCGGCGGCTTCCGCTGCCGTCGCCTATGTCGAAAAGACCCAGATTGCCGAACGCCCGCCGCTTGGCCGGCCGGAACGCGAAAGCAGCGCCTCGACCCTGTTCATCGACCCCGCCACCCGGGCCAATCTCGAACTGGTGAAGACGCTGTCGGGTGATCGCAACGGGGCGCTTTTGAAGGCGCTTGACCGCACCGTCACCGGCGGCGGCGCGCGGCTTCTGACCGAGCGGCTGATGTCGCCCCTGACCGATCCGGACGCCATCAATGCGCGGCTCGATTCGATTTCCGCCCTGCTCGGCGATGCCCTGCTGCGCGGCGCGCTGCGCGAGGGCCTGAAACATATTCCCGACATGCCCCGCGCCCTGTCGCGGCTGGCGCTGGACCGGGGCGGCCCGAGGGATCTGGGCGCGATCCGGCAGGGGCTTGCTGCTGCCGCCGGTCTTGCCCGCCTGCTGGAAAGTTGCTCCCTGCCGCCGGAACTTGCCGAGGCGCTGGCGGGTCTGAACGCGCTGCCGTCCTCGCTGGAACTGCTGCTCGGCCAGTGGCTCGGTGAGGAACTGCCGCTGCTGAAGCGCGATGGCGGTTTCATTCGCGAAGGCGCGCAGGAAGAGCTCGATGAACTCCGGGCGCTGCGCGACCAGTCGCGCCGGGTGATCGCCGGGTTGCAGCTGCAATATGCCGAGGAAACCGGCATCAGGTCGCTGAAGATCAAGCACAACAATGTGCTCGGCTATTTCATCGAGGTGACGGCGGGCAATGCCGGGACGATGACCGATACGGACGAGGCGCGCGGCCGCTTCATCCATCGCCAGACCATGGCCAGCGCCATGCGCTTCACCACGCCGGAACTGGCCGATCTCGAAAGCCGCATCGCCAATGCCGCAGGCCAGGCGCTGACGCTGGAACTTGAGGCTTTCGAGACGATGCGCAGCCAGGTGGTCGATTGCGCCGAGCAGATCAAGCGCGGGGCGCGGGCCCTTGCGATCATCGATGTGGCGCAGGCGCTGGCGGTGCTGGCCGAAGAGCAGGATTATTGCCGTCCCGAGGTGGATCTGTCTGCCATCTTCGCCATCGAAGGCGGGCGTCATCCGGTTGTCGAGCAGGCTTTAAGGCGGCAGGGCGGCACTGCCTTCGTCGCCAATGACTGCAATCTCTCGCCGCCCGCCGGTGGCACGCTCGGGGCGATCTGGTTGCTGACCGGCCCCAA
This region includes:
- a CDS encoding NADP-dependent malic enzyme codes for the protein MTEKTGPIKATVTEQEALDFHSRGRPGKLEINPTKPMATQRDLSLAYSPGVAVPVKAIAADPATAYDYTTRGNMVAVISNGTAILGLGNLGALASKPVMEGKAVLFKRFADVDSIDLEVDTENVDEFINCVRYLGPSFGGINLEDIKAPDCFIIEQRLRELMDIPVFHDDQHGTAIIAAAGLINALELTGRDFRTTKLVCNGAGAAAIACIELIKAMGFTPENITLCDTKGVIYQGRTEGMNQWKSAHAVRTENRTLAEAMKGADVVFGLSQKGAFSDQMIRSMADRPIIFAMANPDPEITPELVAEIRDDAIMATGRSDYPNQVNNVLGFPYIFRGALDVRASTINDAMKIAAVRALASLAREDVPDDVAAAYQGNRPRFGPRYIIPVPFDPRLISAIPVAVAEAAMESGVARKPIADLAAYASELSARRDPIASTLQRLYERVRQSPKRVVFAEAEEEQVMRAAISYANQGLGTAILLGRDEPVHATAAKHGIDLNRPGIEVVNARISDRVEAYTDYLYARLQRKGYLYRDCQRLVKTDRNHFAACMVALGDADGMVTGTTRNYSTAFEDIRRCIDPKPGHRVIGVSLALTRGRTVFVADTAVHDMPSAEELADIAEEAARTARRMGYEPRVAMLAYSTFGHPTGERSERVREAVKILDRRHVDFEYDGEMGADIALNGERMEQYPFCRLSGTANVLVMPAIHSAAISTRMLQELGGSTVIGPLLVGLDKSVQITQMGAKDSDIVNMAAIAAYNAGT
- the mutS gene encoding DNA mismatch repair protein MutS, which translates into the protein MMEQYIDIKANNPDSLLFYRMGDFYELFFDDAVEASRALGITLTKRGQHMGHDIPMCGVPVHAADDYLQKLISLGFRVAVCEQVEDPAEAKKRGSKSVVRRDVVRLVTPGTITEEKLLSPGEANYLMTLARIRGSGEPQLALAWIDISTGVFRLAETEPGRLLADVLRIDPRELVVADTLFHDPDLKPVFDVLGRIVSPQPAVLFDSATAERRIARYYGVSTLDGFGTYSRAEMAAASAAVAYVEKTQIAERPPLGRPERESSASTLFIDPATRANLELVKTLSGDRNGALLKALDRTVTGGGARLLTERLMSPLTDPDAINARLDSISALLGDALLRGALREGLKHIPDMPRALSRLALDRGGPRDLGAIRQGLAAAAGLARLLESCSLPPELAEALAGLNALPSSLELLLGQWLGEELPLLKRDGGFIREGAQEELDELRALRDQSRRVIAGLQLQYAEETGIRSLKIKHNNVLGYFIEVTAGNAGTMTDTDEARGRFIHRQTMASAMRFTTPELADLESRIANAAGQALTLELEAFETMRSQVVDCAEQIKRGARALAIIDVAQALAVLAEEQDYCRPEVDLSAIFAIEGGRHPVVEQALRRQGGTAFVANDCNLSPPAGGTLGAIWLLTGPNMGGKSTFLRQNALVAIMAQMGSFVPARRAHIGIVDRLFSRVGASDDLARGRSTFMVEMVETAAILNQATDRSLVILDEIGRGTATFDGLSIAWAAVEHLHEANRCRGLFATHFHELTVLSEKLDRLSNATMRVKEWDGDVIFLHEVGPGAADRSYGIQVARLAGLPASVVARARDVLAKLEDADRKNPASQLIDDLPLFQVAVRREEARRAGPSKVEEQLSALNPDDMTPREALEALYALKRQLGRTNG
- a CDS encoding GNAT family N-acetyltransferase, producing the protein MSMEQAQTEADIKDASPAFASAVPVLGRIGSLETRLALNSFEIDAAQRVRYQVFVEEMKAVLSPDAMRRKRDTDAWDSVCDHLLVLDRSLEGDTEDQIVGTYRILRQDVATKRGGFYSASEFEIDALVARHPDKKFMELGRSCVLPAYRTRRTVELLWQGNWAYALKYGIGTMFGCASFPGTVPEEHALALTFLHQSVLARGEWAVNARAELHRPMDMMPAEAINPRKALAAMPPLIKGYLRLGAMVGEGAVVDQAFNTTDVLIVLPITSISDRYISHYGADAGRFSA